One window of Candidatus Nanosynbacter sp. HMT-352 genomic DNA carries:
- a CDS encoding ferredoxin--NADP reductase, which yields MCDSLEVEIVRVRQENPEVKTLYFARPFDFTAGQYITVFIDGSSVREGKAYSISSTPDDELMSITVKNVGGEFSSYLCSRNVGDKLQISHAYGDFNPQTESPLVGIAAGCGLSPIWSVMANSSQPTFLYFSQKSPEYMVFENELAASNIKVKKFSTRQQVEEKDGWFNGRFNVEKIVHETPEDAHFLVCGSLPFVRDVWQKLSAAGVSELKISTETFFEQ from the coding sequence ATGTGTGATTCATTAGAGGTTGAAATTGTGCGCGTCCGTCAGGAAAATCCTGAGGTGAAGACGTTATATTTTGCGCGACCGTTCGACTTTACCGCCGGACAATATATTACGGTTTTTATTGATGGTAGTAGCGTGCGTGAAGGGAAGGCTTATAGCATTTCTTCTACCCCTGACGATGAGCTAATGTCAATTACCGTGAAGAATGTTGGTGGTGAATTTTCTAGCTATTTATGTTCACGGAATGTTGGCGATAAATTACAAATTAGCCACGCTTATGGCGATTTCAATCCGCAAACAGAAAGTCCTTTGGTCGGAATTGCTGCGGGCTGTGGACTTAGTCCAATTTGGAGCGTTATGGCAAATTCTAGCCAGCCGACGTTTTTATATTTTAGCCAAAAATCGCCAGAATATATGGTTTTTGAAAATGAGCTAGCGGCATCAAATATTAAAGTGAAGAAGTTCAGTACTCGCCAGCAAGTTGAAGAAAAAGACGGTTGGTTTAACGGTCGATTTAATGTAGAAAAAATTGTTCACGAAACACCAGAAGATGCGCATTTTTTGGTCTGTGGAAGTTTGCCGTTTGTTAGAGATGTTTGGCAAAAATTATCCGCCGCTGGTGTAAGCGAATTGAAAATTTCAACAGAGACTTTTTTTGAGCAATGA